A genome region from Akkermansiaceae bacterium includes the following:
- a CDS encoding IS110 family transposase codes for MKTNSDTPRALYLGLDVHKEKTSIAILEAERDAEPRLYGEINTTQHALERAVRRIAKSNGRKLSDLHVCYEASGCGFWIARRLLQMGVRCEVIAPSLIPTKSGDRVKTDKRDAMKLAKNLRSNDLVPVNIPDSVDEAVRDLCRGRTDAVDDLRRARARLLALLRRLGYRYDGKTHWSQAHMNYLRGLRMPDSAHHIVLEDNLTLIDFHEKRVERIETEMLNLLGGWQRKPLVDALMAFKGFKLVAAMVTVSEIGTFSRFEHPKKLMAFLGLVPSENSSGGKQRQGGITKCGNPHARWLLIEQATHYRFPPKVSEQLSRRQSGQARWILELSWSTQLRLSTRFMSLARRRLHHNKIKVSVARELCAFIWELGTRIESKTPIRKTSEPSTMPARRRNR; via the coding sequence ATGAAAACGAACTCGGACACGCCACGCGCACTCTACCTCGGACTCGACGTCCATAAAGAAAAAACATCCATCGCCATCCTCGAAGCGGAGCGCGATGCCGAGCCACGCCTCTACGGCGAGATCAACACCACCCAGCACGCCCTCGAACGCGCCGTCCGCAGGATCGCCAAAAGCAACGGGCGCAAACTCTCCGACCTCCACGTCTGCTACGAGGCGAGCGGATGCGGGTTCTGGATCGCGCGGCGGCTTTTGCAGATGGGCGTCCGCTGCGAGGTCATCGCCCCTTCCCTCATCCCCACCAAGTCCGGCGACCGGGTCAAGACCGACAAGCGCGACGCCATGAAGCTCGCCAAAAACCTCCGCTCCAACGACCTCGTCCCGGTCAACATCCCCGACAGCGTCGACGAGGCCGTCCGCGACCTGTGCCGCGGCCGCACCGATGCCGTCGACGACCTCCGGCGCGCCAGGGCCAGGCTCCTCGCCCTGCTCCGCCGCCTCGGCTACAGATACGACGGCAAGACCCACTGGAGCCAGGCGCACATGAACTACCTTCGCGGCCTCAGGATGCCCGACAGCGCCCACCACATCGTCCTCGAGGACAACCTCACCCTCATCGACTTCCATGAGAAACGGGTCGAGCGGATCGAGACCGAGATGCTCAACCTCCTCGGCGGCTGGCAGCGCAAACCCCTCGTCGACGCACTCATGGCCTTCAAGGGCTTCAAGCTCGTCGCCGCCATGGTCACCGTCTCGGAGATCGGCACGTTCAGCCGTTTCGAACACCCCAAGAAGCTCATGGCCTTCCTCGGCCTCGTGCCCTCGGAAAACTCCAGCGGAGGCAAACAGAGGCAGGGAGGCATCACCAAATGCGGCAACCCCCACGCCCGCTGGCTCCTGATCGAGCAGGCCACCCACTACCGCTTCCCTCCCAAGGTAAGCGAACAGCTCTCGCGCCGACAGAGCGGGCAGGCGCGCTGGATCCTCGAGCTTTCATGGAGCACCCAGCTGCGGCTCAGCACCCGCTTCATGTCGCTGGCCAGGCGCAGGCTGCACCACAACAAGATCAAGGTCTCCGTCGCCCGCGAGCTCTGCGCCTTCATCTGGGAGCTGGGCACCAGGATCGAATCCAAAACCCCCATCAGGAAAACGTCCGAACCCTCCACCATGCCCGCCCGCCGCAGGAACCGATAA
- a CDS encoding peptidase C39 yields MNPNWLGVTSALLSFAAFFVAYRFALNKSLKTRAAYLLVATILALPGLSFAAYYAHIFPEPSWYYQFRSIAGSELLIVFIGLAGGLAATFLPRLLLVVPLLGIAAFSIVPFIKPFIGSIAEDTFKDKWDGEICLQSTPSTCGAASTASVIRSLGTQVTEREIAREAHSYAGGTEAWYLARSARARGYDVEFEFGSGFNPNVRLPAMVGVRLGSIGHFIAILGMEGDLFVVGEPLSGRLLMSYEDLLKRYDFTGFHMLIKKDG; encoded by the coding sequence ATGAATCCTAACTGGCTCGGCGTCACATCCGCACTTCTATCTTTTGCGGCGTTCTTCGTTGCCTACAGATTCGCGTTGAACAAGAGTCTCAAGACTAGAGCTGCTTACCTCCTAGTAGCGACAATTCTCGCTTTGCCCGGCTTAAGTTTCGCTGCCTACTACGCGCACATTTTTCCAGAGCCAAGCTGGTATTACCAATTCAGAAGCATCGCAGGCAGCGAGCTTCTCATAGTATTTATCGGCTTGGCGGGCGGATTAGCAGCGACTTTCTTGCCTCGACTACTATTGGTTGTGCCATTACTCGGAATCGCTGCGTTTTCGATTGTTCCATTCATCAAGCCATTTATCGGATCGATCGCGGAAGACACGTTCAAGGATAAGTGGGATGGCGAGATTTGCCTCCAGAGCACTCCATCGACATGCGGAGCGGCTTCGACAGCCTCTGTAATTCGGAGTTTAGGCACTCAAGTAACGGAGCGAGAGATAGCTAGAGAAGCTCACTCGTATGCGGGTGGGACGGAAGCGTGGTATCTGGCTCGTTCGGCGAGGGCACGAGGATATGATGTAGAGTTTGAGTTCGGGTCGGGCTTTAATCCGAATGTGCGTCTTCCTGCCATGGTGGGTGTCAGACTTGGTTCGATAGGCCATTTCATCGCCATTTTGGGCATGGAGGGAGACTTGTTCGTTGTCGGCGAGCCACTTAGTGGCAGACTACTGATGTCCTACGAGGATCTGCTCAAGCGTTACGACTTCACGGGCTTTCACATGCTAATCAAAAAAGATGGCTAA